A region of Acidobacteriota bacterium DNA encodes the following proteins:
- a CDS encoding cytochrome C encodes MTMFKTLFRSLGNRTSLVGAAITTASAVLIITMFVLEQLGFIPNPYIGIVTYLILPAIFGAGLLLIPIGIVLHRRSLKRRVGVPLPTFPVIDLNRARTRAVAVVVLLLTVVNIVIISTATVKGVHVMDSTEFCGSCHSVMEPEYTAYQRSPHARVKCVTCHIGPGADWFVKSKLSGSWQVVATALDLYPRPIPTPVHSLRPARDTCEQCHWPSKFVGDRLKRITRFDTDEKNTELTTMLLLRVGGTQGANSHGIHWHVDPGITVRYLADAKRQTIYEVELMRADGSVKRFRGPEPPPDGTELEWRVMDCIDCHNRPTHIYGTPEDEISRAIVAGDIPRDLPFIVREGIRALRTEYPSHEAARAGIAEQITSFYRENYPRLFESARDAIERAASALGDIYCRNVFPSMKVTWGTYPDNLGHESSPGCFRCHDDEHATEDGETISGDCDLCHAVLAMEEENPEILAALQP; translated from the coding sequence ATGACCATGTTCAAGACGCTCTTCCGTTCGCTCGGCAACCGGACCAGCCTCGTGGGAGCGGCGATCACCACCGCTTCCGCGGTGCTGATCATCACGATGTTCGTGCTCGAGCAGCTCGGGTTCATCCCCAACCCTTACATCGGGATCGTCACCTACCTGATCCTCCCCGCGATCTTCGGCGCGGGTCTGCTCTTGATCCCGATCGGGATCGTGCTCCACCGCCGGAGCCTCAAGCGGCGGGTCGGAGTCCCGCTGCCGACCTTCCCGGTGATCGATCTGAACCGGGCGCGGACGCGCGCGGTCGCGGTGGTGGTGCTCCTGCTCACCGTGGTGAACATCGTGATCATCTCCACCGCGACGGTGAAGGGCGTCCACGTGATGGACTCCACGGAGTTCTGCGGCTCGTGTCACTCGGTGATGGAGCCGGAGTACACCGCCTACCAGCGCTCCCCGCACGCGCGCGTCAAGTGCGTCACCTGCCACATCGGCCCGGGAGCGGACTGGTTCGTGAAGTCCAAGTTGTCGGGAAGCTGGCAGGTGGTCGCCACCGCCCTCGACCTGTACCCGCGGCCCATTCCGACCCCGGTGCACTCCCTGCGCCCGGCCCGCGACACCTGCGAGCAGTGCCACTGGCCCAGCAAGTTCGTCGGTGACCGACTCAAGCGCATCACCCGCTTCGACACCGACGAGAAGAACACCGAGCTGACGACGATGCTGCTCCTGAGGGTCGGCGGGACGCAGGGAGCCAACTCCCACGGTATCCACTGGCACGTCGATCCCGGCATCACCGTCCGCTACCTCGCCGACGCCAAGCGTCAGACCATCTACGAGGTGGAGCTGATGCGCGCCGATGGGTCGGTGAAAAGGTTTCGCGGTCCCGAGCCCCCGCCCGACGGCACCGAACTCGAGTGGCGGGTGATGGACTGCATCGACTGCCACAACCGCCCGACGCACATCTACGGCACCCCGGAGGACGAGATCAGCCGGGCGATCGTCGCCGGGGACATTCCCCGAGATCTGCCCTTCATCGTGCGCGAGGGGATCCGCGCGCTCCGGACCGAGTACCCCTCGCACGAGGCGGCCCGGGCCGGGATCGCCGAGCAGATCACCTCCTTCTACCGCGAGAACTACCCCAGGCTGTTCGAGTCGGCGCGGGACGCGATCGAGCGAGCGGCGTCGGCGCTCGGCGACATCTACTGCCGCAACGTGTTCCCCTCGATGAAGGTGACCTGGGGCACCTATCCGGACAACCTCGGCCACGAATCGTCGCCCGGATGCTTCCGCTGCCACGACGACGAGCACGCCACCGAGGACGGCGAGACGATCTCGGGAGACTGCGACCTCTGCCACGC